A single bacterium DNA region contains:
- the selA gene encoding L-seryl-tRNA(Sec) selenium transferase, producing MSDSVMRHIPPVGQLLEHPEIVPLLTDAARPWITRMVQRLVDAERKRLRRAGDDGAVSRDDLMLTLVAAVLSRHAALLRPTLKRVINATGVLVHTNLGRSLYPRQAVDWLAEAALHNVDLEMDLETNRRGHRGRKVEEKLALLTGAEDALIVNNNAAALWLAVRAIAGTGRVILSRGEVVAIGGSFRMNEILTETGCELVEVGTTNRTTADDYRSALVPGAVVLKVHRSNFALKGFAEEASLAELSDLCRETGQTLIYDAGSGQLADLAELGLDDHHTLSADVDAGADLVTCSGDKLFGGGQAGMALGRRDLIDAMRNHPMRRVLRVDKTTLAAVDGVLTHYLAGDQMDAVPTLRLAARDTGELWTLAEAALARLTDGAPAGWTAEVVAGTAQVGGGCSAEAELPTRLLLWRGPHAELERCHLLLRRGDPAVLARIGQGGLAVDLRSVPDEDLDALVEALQAAWRGLAEPAGETS from the coding sequence ATGAGCGACTCCGTAATGCGGCACATCCCCCCGGTGGGCCAGCTGCTCGAACATCCCGAGATCGTCCCCCTGCTGACCGACGCGGCGCGCCCGTGGATCACGCGCATGGTGCAGCGCCTGGTGGATGCTGAGCGGAAGCGCCTGCGCCGGGCCGGTGACGACGGCGCGGTCAGCCGCGACGACCTGATGCTCACGCTCGTCGCCGCCGTGCTGTCCCGTCACGCCGCGCTGTTGCGGCCAACCCTCAAGCGCGTCATCAACGCCACCGGCGTGCTCGTACACACCAACCTCGGCCGCTCCCTCTATCCGCGTCAGGCCGTGGACTGGCTGGCCGAGGCCGCGCTGCACAACGTCGATCTGGAGATGGATCTCGAAACCAACCGGCGCGGCCACCGCGGCCGCAAGGTGGAGGAGAAGCTGGCCCTGCTCACGGGCGCCGAGGACGCGCTGATCGTCAACAACAACGCGGCGGCCCTGTGGCTGGCCGTGCGCGCGATCGCGGGCACCGGGCGCGTGATCCTGTCGCGCGGCGAGGTGGTGGCCATCGGCGGCAGCTTCCGCATGAACGAAATCCTGACCGAGACGGGATGCGAGCTTGTGGAAGTCGGCACCACCAACCGCACGACGGCGGACGACTACCGCAGCGCCCTGGTTCCCGGCGCGGTGGTACTCAAGGTGCACCGCAGCAACTTCGCCCTGAAGGGCTTCGCCGAGGAAGCGAGCCTCGCCGAGCTGTCCGATCTGTGTCGCGAAACCGGGCAGACGCTGATCTACGACGCGGGCAGCGGGCAGCTCGCCGACCTGGCCGAACTGGGTCTCGACGACCATCACACCCTGTCGGCCGACGTCGACGCGGGCGCCGACCTGGTGACTTGCAGCGGCGACAAGCTGTTCGGCGGCGGCCAGGCGGGCATGGCCCTGGGGCGTCGCGACCTGATCGACGCCATGCGCAACCATCCCATGCGCCGCGTGTTGCGCGTGGACAAGACCACCCTGGCGGCCGTCGACGGCGTGTTGACCCACTACCTGGCCGGCGATCAGATGGACGCGGTGCCGACCCTGCGGTTGGCGGCCCGCGACACCGGCGAGCTTTGGACGCTGGCCGAGGCTGCGCTCGCCCGCTTGACCGACGGTGCGCCCGCCGGCTGGACGGCGGAGGTCGTCGCGGGGACCGCCCAGGTGGGCGGCGGTTGCTCGGCCGAGGCCGAGTTGCCGACGCGCCTGCTCTTGTGGCGCGGGCCCCATGCGGAGCTGGAGCGTTGCCACCTGCTGCTCAGACGCGGCGATCCCGCCGTGCTGGCGCGGATCGGCCAGGGCGGCTTGGCCGTGGATCTGCGTTCGGTCCCCGACGAGGACCTGGACGCGCTGGTCGAGGCACTGCAGGCCGCCTGGCGCGGGCTGGCGGAACCGGCGGGGGAGACGTCATGA
- the smc gene encoding chromosome segregation protein SMC, whose amino-acid sequence MKLKRVDLQGFKSFVDKTSLVFDEGITSILGPNGCGKSNIIDAIRWVLGEQSAKQLRGSRMEDIIFNGSARRKPVGLCEVALTFTNHDRKLPIEFDEVTVKRRVTRDGISQYFLNNAPVRLKDLRDMFFESGVNNTTYSVIEQEKIGRVLSDNADEVRLLIEEGAGIVRYKARRKEAQRKLKQTEQDLLRLHDITEEIAREVRSLSRQVGKARRYRRLYAESRALDLLLADRAWRDMDARERELRDSLQELALLAEADSGELAALRARIEATRPAVDEREAERQGLEGSLQAYEQELQQVEQQLLLLEHRIAAHKQRLQENTESVADICARREGYHEEINGLTGRRAGTVAAVAELVSSLAGLEEELKLVGAGYDADRTALEKAAQLNIEFIETDNRHHAELRELEIRRETRRERLAAVAQEREQLQQKRRAGEERLADLAIRKEELTGSRRDLLGVLAAAERSLQDVQDRRSVLRDEIALREARRESLHSRQELLKRIKDSYHGYSGAAREVLNASGDDPGVLGTLADGLTVSEGWTEAVEVLLGDMLDSVVVAGSAKALDLVDTVRAAEKGRASFLLTGAQTGARGAGPAPDGGRPGRELVDGPGADTRHLRGLLDTAWAFETDAAAVDAASRHDGPAVLVCVSRSGLLVTSDGLVRGGRGKGEEVSLLGRGEKLDRLEQDIRELGERIDGLIRDREEAGRREDELKREFAAGREELAGLDARMGKVHVDEAEVRSRIDTAAQRLAAIARDSEDIDASLRELASREEEMRGDLDESGRRRDSSHMRVEDLRHAVTESEGRRDAMRAEVAERRVELSRRQGEERELETALSHLQESVAEMTANEERLRQDIASTREELERMEQEVGQRRGQLAAGMGERDRRRLLVQASAEAIAQLHQETAVWHDRVKEIEDQRNSCREKAHTAETEMATLDVRRTNLVERVEEQHKGRFRELIRSIDPEALPRALEIDEGVFQPDQARELLEEDRRRLNALGAVNHLAVEEYEQKKERLGFLEGQLADVEKARADLTATIDKINRTARRLFHETFEEVRRNYVAVFQTLFEGGRADLLIERTDDPLESNIRILAQPKGKRVDHIRLLSGGERCLTALSLLFAVYLVKPSPFCLLDEADAPLDDANIQRFVRMLREFSSETQFLVVTHNKLTMETANHLYGVTMMEEGVSSLVSVSFQDVADSRSEDELGKAIAARRRHIDAAEEERAVMAAAGGGGVTEMRFVLDNSVPAAPDDDDDAGTENRGREAS is encoded by the coding sequence TTGAAACTCAAGCGAGTGGATCTACAGGGCTTCAAATCGTTCGTCGACAAGACGTCGCTGGTGTTCGACGAGGGCATCACTTCCATCCTCGGACCAAACGGCTGCGGCAAGAGCAACATCATCGACGCCATTCGCTGGGTGCTCGGCGAGCAGTCGGCCAAGCAGCTGCGCGGGTCGCGCATGGAGGACATCATCTTCAACGGCTCCGCCCGGCGCAAGCCGGTCGGCCTCTGCGAGGTCGCGCTGACCTTCACCAACCACGACCGCAAGCTGCCCATCGAGTTCGACGAGGTCACGGTCAAGCGTCGCGTGACCCGTGACGGCATCTCGCAGTACTTCCTGAACAACGCGCCGGTGCGGCTGAAGGACCTGCGCGACATGTTCTTCGAGAGCGGCGTCAACAACACGACCTACAGCGTCATCGAGCAGGAGAAGATCGGCCGCGTGCTGAGCGACAACGCGGACGAGGTGCGCCTGCTGATCGAGGAGGGCGCGGGCATCGTCCGCTACAAGGCCCGTCGCAAGGAAGCGCAGCGCAAGCTCAAGCAGACCGAGCAGGACCTGTTGCGGCTGCACGACATCACCGAAGAGATCGCCCGCGAGGTGAGATCCCTGAGCCGGCAGGTGGGCAAGGCGCGTCGCTATCGCCGCCTCTACGCCGAGTCGCGGGCGCTTGACCTGCTGCTCGCGGACCGGGCGTGGCGCGACATGGACGCCCGCGAACGGGAGCTGCGCGACAGCCTGCAGGAACTGGCGCTGCTGGCCGAGGCGGATTCGGGCGAGTTGGCGGCGCTGCGTGCCAGGATCGAGGCAACACGGCCGGCCGTGGACGAGCGCGAGGCCGAGCGTCAGGGTCTGGAAGGGTCGCTCCAGGCCTACGAGCAGGAGCTGCAGCAGGTGGAGCAGCAGCTCCTCCTGCTCGAGCATCGCATCGCGGCCCACAAGCAGCGCTTGCAGGAGAACACAGAGTCGGTCGCGGACATCTGTGCGCGGCGTGAAGGCTATCACGAGGAGATCAACGGCCTGACGGGGCGTCGTGCCGGGACGGTCGCCGCCGTGGCCGAGCTGGTGTCGTCGCTGGCGGGCCTCGAGGAGGAGCTCAAGCTGGTCGGGGCCGGCTACGACGCCGACCGCACCGCCCTGGAGAAGGCCGCCCAGCTCAACATCGAGTTCATCGAGACCGACAACCGCCACCATGCCGAGTTGCGCGAACTGGAGATCCGCCGCGAGACCCGTCGCGAACGTCTGGCGGCCGTGGCGCAGGAAAGAGAGCAGCTGCAGCAGAAGCGGCGCGCCGGCGAAGAGCGTCTCGCCGATCTGGCGATCCGCAAGGAGGAGCTGACAGGTTCCCGGCGCGACCTGCTCGGAGTGCTGGCGGCCGCCGAACGCAGCCTGCAGGACGTCCAGGACCGGCGCAGCGTCCTGCGCGACGAGATCGCCCTGCGCGAAGCCCGCCGCGAATCCCTGCACTCGCGCCAAGAATTGCTCAAGCGCATCAAGGACAGCTATCACGGCTACAGCGGCGCCGCCCGCGAGGTCCTCAACGCCAGCGGCGACGACCCCGGGGTGCTGGGTACGCTCGCCGATGGTCTGACCGTGAGCGAAGGGTGGACCGAGGCGGTGGAGGTCCTGCTCGGCGACATGCTCGATTCCGTGGTGGTCGCCGGTTCCGCAAAGGCCCTCGACCTGGTCGATACGGTGCGCGCGGCCGAGAAGGGACGGGCCAGTTTCCTGCTGACCGGGGCCCAGACCGGCGCTCGCGGAGCCGGTCCCGCCCCGGATGGCGGCCGGCCCGGCCGCGAACTCGTCGACGGACCCGGTGCCGACACGCGTCACCTGCGAGGCCTGCTCGATACGGCATGGGCCTTCGAGACGGATGCCGCCGCCGTGGACGCGGCCTCCCGGCACGACGGGCCCGCGGTGCTCGTCTGCGTCTCGCGCAGCGGCCTGCTGGTGACCAGCGATGGCCTGGTCCGCGGCGGCCGCGGCAAGGGCGAGGAGGTCAGCCTGCTCGGCCGCGGCGAGAAACTGGACCGCCTGGAACAGGATATTCGCGAGCTGGGCGAGCGGATCGACGGGCTGATCCGGGACAGGGAGGAGGCGGGCCGCCGCGAGGACGAGCTGAAACGCGAGTTCGCCGCCGGCCGCGAGGAACTCGCCGGACTGGACGCGCGGATGGGGAAGGTGCACGTGGACGAAGCGGAAGTGCGCTCGCGCATCGACACCGCCGCGCAAAGGCTCGCCGCGATCGCGCGGGACAGCGAGGACATCGATGCCTCCCTGCGCGAGCTGGCCTCGCGGGAGGAGGAAATGCGGGGAGACCTGGACGAGAGCGGACGCCGCCGCGACAGCAGCCACATGCGCGTGGAGGATCTCCGGCATGCGGTGACCGAGAGCGAGGGACGTCGCGACGCCATGCGCGCCGAGGTGGCCGAGAGGCGCGTGGAACTCTCCCGCCGACAGGGCGAGGAACGGGAACTGGAGACGGCCCTGTCGCATCTGCAGGAGTCGGTGGCAGAGATGACCGCCAACGAGGAGCGCCTCCGTCAGGATATCGCCTCGACCCGCGAGGAACTGGAACGGATGGAGCAGGAGGTCGGCCAGCGCCGCGGACAGCTCGCCGCCGGCATGGGCGAGCGCGACCGCCGCCGACTGCTCGTCCAGGCCAGCGCCGAGGCCATCGCCCAGCTGCACCAGGAGACGGCGGTCTGGCACGACCGCGTCAAGGAGATCGAGGACCAGCGCAACTCCTGCCGCGAGAAGGCCCACACCGCCGAGACCGAGATGGCCACCCTCGACGTGCGCCGTACCAATCTCGTCGAACGGGTGGAGGAACAGCACAAGGGGCGGTTCCGCGAGTTGATCCGGTCGATCGACCCCGAGGCGCTGCCCAGGGCGCTGGAGATCGACGAGGGCGTGTTCCAGCCGGACCAGGCCCGGGAACTGCTCGAGGAAGACCGCCGCAGGCTGAATGCCCTGGGCGCGGTGAACCACCTGGCCGTCGAGGAATACGAGCAGAAGAAGGAGCGCCTCGGTTTCCTCGAGGGCCAGCTGGCCGACGTCGAGAAGGCGCGCGCCGATCTCACGGCCACCATCGACAAGATCAACCGCACCGCCCGGCGGCTCTTCCACGAGACCTTCGAGGAAGTGCGCCGCAACTACGTGGCCGTGTTCCAGACCCTCTTCGAGGGCGGTCGGGCCGACCTGCTCATCGAACGCACCGACGATCCGCTCGAGTCGAACATCCGGATCCTGGCCCAGCCCAAGGGCAAGCGCGTGGACCACATCCGCCTGCTGTCCGGCGGCGAGAGGTGCCTGACGGCGCTGTCGCTGCTCTTCGCCGTTTATCTCGTCAAGCCGTCGCCCTTCTGCCTGCTCGACGAGGCCGACGCGCCGCTCGACGACGCCAACATCCAGCGCTTCGTGCGCATGCTGCGCGAGTTCTCCTCGGAGACCCAGTTCCTCGTGGTGACCCACAACAAGCTGACCATGGAGACGGCCAATCACCTCTACGGCGTCACCATGATGGAGGAGGGCGTCAGCAGCCTGGTCTCGGTCAGCTTCCAGGACGTGGCCGACAGTCGGAGCGAAGACGAGCTGGGCAAGGCCATCGCGGCGCGCCGCCGGCACATCGACGCCGCCGAGGAGGAGAGGGCCGTCATGGCCGCGGCCGGCGGCGGCGGCGTCACGGAGATGCGCTTCGTCCTCGACAACTCCGTGCCCGCGGCTCCGGACGACGACGACGACGCCGGGACCGAGAACCGGGGCCGGGAGGCCAGCTAG
- the ftsY gene encoding signal recognition particle-docking protein FtsY: MFGAFDKLRRGLRKTRDGIFGRLGDMFSGRVRLDPGTLDEIEEMLIASDLGVNASTRITRNIEKRLKEEGGDADLASVIEVIRGDICKILTEAKPVVKVRSWDEAAAAGGAKRKKGKGKSAAPVGTAPGPASDLRVILVVGVNGTGKTTTIAKLAHALKQDGQRVLLAAGDTFRAAAVEQLAIWAERVGVDCIQQGRGADAAAVVFDALSAAESRGVDVVIVDTAGRLHTKVSLMDELGKVARVIRRRIGRDPETLLVIDANTGQNGLQQARIFAETVPVDGLVLTKLDGTAKGGIVVAIAETLGLPVKYVGVGETLEDLAPFDPEEFTAAMFAEDK; the protein is encoded by the coding sequence ATGTTCGGCGCCTTCGACAAGCTTCGCCGTGGACTGCGCAAGACACGCGACGGCATCTTCGGCCGCCTCGGCGACATGTTCTCCGGACGGGTCCGGCTCGATCCCGGGACCCTCGACGAGATCGAGGAGATGCTCATCGCGTCGGACCTGGGCGTCAACGCGAGCACCCGCATCACCCGCAACATCGAGAAGCGGTTGAAGGAGGAGGGGGGCGACGCCGACCTCGCGTCGGTCATCGAGGTGATCCGCGGGGACATCTGCAAGATCCTCACCGAAGCCAAGCCCGTCGTGAAGGTGCGCAGCTGGGACGAGGCCGCGGCGGCAGGCGGCGCCAAGAGGAAGAAGGGCAAGGGCAAGTCCGCCGCGCCGGTCGGGACGGCGCCTGGGCCCGCGTCGGATCTGCGCGTGATCTTAGTAGTCGGCGTCAACGGCACGGGCAAGACCACAACCATCGCCAAGCTCGCCCACGCCCTGAAGCAGGACGGCCAGCGGGTGCTACTGGCCGCGGGCGATACCTTCCGCGCGGCTGCGGTGGAGCAGCTCGCCATCTGGGCCGAGCGGGTCGGGGTGGACTGCATCCAGCAGGGGAGGGGCGCGGATGCGGCCGCCGTGGTCTTCGACGCGCTGTCGGCGGCGGAATCCCGCGGCGTGGACGTGGTGATCGTCGACACGGCGGGACGCCTGCACACGAAGGTCAGCCTCATGGACGAGCTGGGCAAGGTCGCCCGCGTGATCCGGCGCAGGATCGGCCGCGACCCCGAGACCCTGCTGGTCATCGACGCCAACACGGGCCAGAACGGCCTGCAGCAGGCCAGGATCTTCGCCGAGACGGTGCCCGTGGACGGCCTCGTCCTGACCAAGCTGGACGGCACCGCCAAGGGCGGCATCGTGGTGGCCATCGCGGAGACGCTGGGCCTGCCCGTCAAGTACGTCGGCGTGGGCGAGACCCTGGAGGACCTCGCTCCTTTCGACCCCGAGGAATTCACAGCCGCCATGTTCGCTGAAGATAAATAG
- the ribD gene encoding bifunctional diaminohydroxyphosphoribosylaminopyrimidine deaminase/5-amino-6-(5-phosphoribosylamino)uracil reductase RibD, with product MAFSVSDTRFMSVAHKTAQRLDGRPWPNPPVGAVVVRDGEIVGRGAHRGPGEEHAEIVALTEAGERARGATLYVTLEPCNHQGRCPPCAPAVAASGIGKLVVGVRDPNPAVAGGGLDVVREAGIEVSLGVLGRGCLELIWPFAVTDGFKRPFVILKTAATLDGRFAPAGGVDGEPFYLTGADALAEVGRLRRWSDAVLVGEGTVQADRPRLDGRRAPDDPPAPRAEPRPACVDTDLSGVAGWGRDAILAFAGDGVDRDRVRGLAASGVEVVLCRERGGRVDLQDLLDRALARGLHVLMVEGGPTLASSLLAAGLVDRWVQFVAPQVLGEGVGWPVAPARTDARDFSLTRALRFGADACMTWDRTNFSALRAGLTRTRSGRGEA from the coding sequence ATGGCGTTCAGCGTCTCCGACACCCGGTTCATGTCCGTTGCCCACAAGACGGCGCAGCGGCTGGACGGTCGTCCCTGGCCCAATCCGCCGGTGGGGGCGGTCGTGGTGCGCGACGGCGAGATCGTCGGCCGCGGCGCGCACCGGGGTCCGGGCGAGGAGCACGCCGAGATCGTCGCCCTCACAGAAGCGGGCGAGCGCGCCCGGGGCGCCACGCTCTACGTCACGCTGGAGCCCTGCAACCATCAGGGACGCTGTCCGCCATGTGCGCCCGCCGTGGCGGCGAGCGGCATCGGGAAGCTGGTCGTGGGCGTCCGCGATCCCAATCCGGCGGTCGCCGGCGGCGGCCTCGACGTCGTGCGCGAGGCCGGGATCGAGGTATCGCTCGGCGTGCTCGGCCGGGGGTGCTTGGAATTGATCTGGCCCTTCGCCGTCACCGACGGGTTCAAGCGCCCGTTCGTCATCCTCAAGACCGCGGCGACACTGGACGGGCGGTTCGCGCCCGCGGGCGGCGTCGACGGCGAACCCTTCTACCTGACCGGCGCGGACGCCCTGGCGGAGGTCGGCCGCCTGAGGCGCTGGAGCGACGCGGTGCTCGTGGGCGAGGGGACCGTGCAGGCCGACCGGCCCCGGCTGGACGGGCGGCGCGCGCCCGACGATCCGCCCGCCCCCCGGGCCGAACCGCGCCCCGCCTGCGTCGATACGGACCTCTCGGGGGTCGCCGGCTGGGGACGCGACGCGATCCTGGCCTTCGCCGGCGACGGCGTCGATCGGGACAGGGTGCGAGGACTCGCGGCCTCCGGCGTCGAGGTGGTGCTCTGTCGGGAGCGCGGAGGCCGCGTGGACCTGCAGGACCTGCTGGACAGGGCCCTCGCGCGCGGGCTCCACGTGCTGATGGTCGAAGGCGGTCCGACCCTGGCCTCTTCCCTGCTGGCCGCCGGACTGGTGGACAGGTGGGTGCAGTTCGTGGCGCCGCAGGTGCTGGGTGAAGGCGTGGGCTGGCCCGTGGCGCCCGCGCGGACCGACGCGCGCGACTTCTCGTTGACGCGCGCCCTGCGCTTCGGCGCGGACGCCTGCATGACCTGGGACCGCACGAATTTCTCGGCGTTGCGAGCCGGGTTGACGCGGACGCGGTCCGGACGCGGGGAGGCGTGA
- a CDS encoding riboflavin synthase: protein MFTGLVKEIGTVKGLRRRGDIAQLTLRAPRCAGELDLGDSLAVNGVCLTVTGLGSGTVTVDAVAETLRVTTLGGWRSGRRVHLEPALRAGDSLGGHLVLGHVDGVGVVAAVRRRGEQMRLAITYPAQLGIWLLPKGSIAVDGVSLTLDERPSAGVFTVNLIPHTLRGTRFAELRPGERVNLEADVLAKGAGRAFPRTAAQAPAGRPAPLTLDRVLRSGWRRRGGRGS from the coding sequence ATGTTCACCGGTCTGGTGAAGGAGATCGGGACCGTGAAGGGTCTGCGGCGACGCGGCGACATCGCGCAACTGACCCTGCGCGCCCCGCGGTGCGCGGGTGAACTCGACCTGGGCGACAGCCTCGCCGTAAACGGCGTCTGTCTCACCGTGACCGGCCTCGGGAGTGGGACGGTCACCGTCGATGCGGTGGCCGAGACCCTGCGCGTGACAACCCTGGGTGGATGGCGGTCCGGCCGGCGGGTCCACCTGGAACCGGCCCTGCGTGCGGGTGACAGTCTGGGCGGCCATCTGGTCCTTGGACACGTGGACGGCGTCGGCGTCGTGGCTGCGGTGCGGCGCCGGGGCGAGCAGATGCGACTGGCGATCACCTATCCCGCGCAGCTCGGGATCTGGCTGCTGCCCAAGGGGTCGATCGCGGTCGACGGCGTGAGTCTCACCCTCGACGAGAGGCCGTCCGCGGGCGTTTTCACCGTTAACCTGATCCCGCACACGCTGCGGGGGACCCGCTTCGCCGAGTTGCGTCCGGGCGAACGGGTCAACCTGGAAGCCGACGTCCTGGCCAAGGGAGCCGGACGCGCGTTCCCCCGCACCGCGGCGCAGGCACCGGCCGGCCGGCCGGCGCCCCTGACACTCGATCGCGTCCTGCGCAGCGGCTGGCGCCGCCGTGGCGGGCGCGGCAGCTGA
- a CDS encoding bifunctional 3,4-dihydroxy-2-butanone-4-phosphate synthase/GTP cyclohydrolase II, translated as MNDDVKLDTIDEAITAIRAGEIVVVVDDKDRENEGDFIMAAECVTPEAVNFISKQGRGLICVSVPGRLARELDLPPMVARNEARMLTHFTVTVDAAEGVTTGISAQDRACTIKILADPAAKAGDLVRPGHIFPLEAKAGGVLKRAGHTEAVVDLCTLAGLRPAGVLCEIMDDDGSMARLPRLREIADEFGLKLVSIADLIAYRRVHEKLVIRDVEVAMPTRFGDFTMVAYTTSVDDAQHVALVMGEPDPERPTLVRVHSECLTGDLFHSLRCDCGEQLEAALAAIARIGEGVLLYMRQEGRGIGLINKLKAYQLQDEGADTVEANHRLGFGDDLRDYGIGAQILRDLGVRRLKLMTNNPRKLVGLEGYGLELTTRVPIEMPPNENNLRYLKTKKDKLGHLLHHLESEVAGRTRAEGE; from the coding sequence ATGAACGACGACGTGAAGCTGGACACCATCGACGAGGCCATCACCGCCATCCGCGCCGGCGAGATCGTGGTGGTGGTCGACGACAAGGACCGCGAGAACGAGGGCGACTTCATCATGGCGGCCGAATGCGTCACACCCGAGGCCGTCAACTTCATCAGCAAGCAGGGCCGCGGCCTGATCTGCGTGTCGGTTCCCGGCCGGCTGGCCCGCGAACTCGACCTGCCGCCCATGGTGGCGCGCAACGAGGCGCGCATGCTCACCCACTTCACGGTGACCGTCGATGCGGCCGAGGGAGTCACGACCGGCATCTCCGCCCAGGACCGCGCCTGCACCATCAAGATCCTGGCCGATCCCGCGGCCAAGGCCGGCGATCTGGTGCGCCCGGGCCACATCTTCCCCCTGGAGGCCAAGGCCGGCGGCGTGCTCAAGCGCGCCGGCCACACCGAGGCCGTCGTGGACCTCTGTACCCTGGCCGGCCTGCGGCCCGCGGGCGTGCTCTGCGAGATCATGGACGACGACGGCTCCATGGCGCGGCTGCCCCGCCTGCGCGAGATCGCCGACGAGTTCGGGCTCAAGCTGGTATCCATCGCCGACCTGATCGCGTACCGTCGCGTCCACGAGAAGCTGGTGATCCGCGATGTCGAGGTGGCTATGCCGACCCGCTTCGGCGACTTCACCATGGTGGCCTACACGACCTCGGTGGACGACGCCCAGCACGTGGCCCTGGTCATGGGCGAACCGGATCCCGAGCGTCCCACCCTGGTGCGCGTCCACTCCGAATGCCTGACCGGCGACCTCTTCCACTCGCTGCGCTGCGACTGCGGCGAGCAGCTGGAGGCGGCGCTGGCGGCCATCGCGAGGATCGGCGAGGGCGTCCTGCTCTACATGCGCCAGGAGGGGCGGGGCATCGGGCTGATCAACAAGCTCAAGGCCTACCAGCTGCAGGACGAGGGCGCCGACACCGTCGAGGCCAACCACCGCCTCGGCTTCGGCGACGACCTGCGCGACTACGGCATCGGCGCGCAGATCCTGCGCGACCTGGGCGTGCGCCGGCTGAAGCTGATGACCAACAACCCGCGCAAACTCGTGGGGCTCGAGGGCTACGGCCTGGAGCTGACCACGCGCGTGCCGATCGAGATGCCACCCAACGAGAACAACCTGAGGTACCTCAAGACCAAGAAAGACAAGCTGGGACACTTGCTCCACCATCTGGAGAGCGAGGTCGCCGGCCGCACCCGAGCCGAAGGAGAATAG
- the ribE gene encoding 6,7-dimethyl-8-ribityllumazine synthase, whose product MGKTFTGSFDARGGKIAIVASRFNEFVVGELLDGAHDCLRRHGVDDNDIDTAWVPGSFEIPLAAKRLAASGRYAAVVCLGCLIQGDTPHFGYIAAEVTKGIAQVSMDSNVPVAYGIITADTLEQAIERAGTKAGNKGFDAAMSALEMIDLWRVIEKG is encoded by the coding sequence ATGGGCAAGACCTTCACCGGCAGCTTCGACGCCCGCGGCGGGAAGATCGCGATCGTCGCCAGCCGCTTCAACGAGTTCGTCGTCGGCGAGCTGCTCGACGGCGCGCACGACTGCCTGCGCCGGCACGGCGTCGACGACAACGACATCGACACGGCCTGGGTGCCGGGCAGCTTCGAGATCCCGCTGGCGGCGAAACGCCTGGCCGCGTCGGGCCGCTACGCCGCGGTGGTCTGCCTGGGGTGCCTGATCCAGGGCGATACGCCCCATTTCGGCTACATCGCCGCCGAGGTCACCAAGGGCATCGCGCAGGTCTCCATGGACAGCAACGTGCCGGTGGCCTACGGCATCATCACGGCCGACACGCTGGAACAGGCCATCGAGCGGGCGGGGACCAAGGCCGGCAACAAGGGATTCGACGCCGCCATGTCCGCCCTGGAAATGATCGATCTCTGGCGCGTCATCGAAAAGGGCTAG
- the nusB gene encoding transcription antitermination factor NusB codes for MGKRRKGRELLVQAIYAASLSGGGLQDCVDDQIERRQASAETAAFVRPLADLIERHRDELDASLDVLLENWDPARVGQVERAIFRLALAELRFCADVPVSVVLNEACELARLFGDEGTVQFVNGLLDRAARTARPGAPAGPGENDKP; via the coding sequence ATGGGCAAGAGACGCAAGGGCCGGGAGCTCCTGGTCCAGGCCATCTACGCCGCTTCCCTGAGCGGCGGCGGCTTGCAGGACTGTGTCGACGACCAGATCGAGCGCAGACAGGCTTCGGCCGAGACGGCCGCGTTCGTGCGGCCCCTGGCCGACCTGATCGAACGTCACCGCGACGAGCTCGACGCGAGCCTGGACGTCCTGCTCGAGAACTGGGATCCGGCGCGGGTCGGACAGGTCGAGCGTGCGATCTTTCGGCTGGCCCTGGCGGAGCTGCGCTTCTGCGCGGACGTGCCGGTCAGCGTGGTGCTGAACGAAGCCTGCGAACTCGCCCGTCTGTTCGGGGACGAGGGCACGGTCCAGTTCGTCAACGGTCTGCTCGACCGCGCCGCGCGCACGGCCCGCCCGGGCGCACCCGCGGGCCCGGGGGAGAACGACAAGCCGTGA